The Streptomyces uncialis genomic interval CAGTGCCGTGATCGGCCGTGACTTCCCCCGGATGACGCCGGAGCCGATCGTCCAGGCCGAGGCGATCAATGTGATGGACCCACCGGTCAGCAGCCGGTTGCGGCGGCTGGTGGCCAAGGGGTTCGCCCCGCGGCAGATCGCCCGGATGCGGCCCCGTATCCAGAGCGCCGTGGACGAGCTGCTGGACGGGATGGAGCGGCGGCCCGCGGCGGCGGACCTGGTGGAGCGGCTGACCGGGCCGCTCCCGCTCCTCACCATCTGCGACATCCTGGAGATCCCCGCCGCCGACCAGGCCGGACTGCGGGCCCACGCGCGCACCATGATGGACGTCGGCTTCGACAACCGGGCCGCCGCCGTCCGGGCCAAGGCGGAACTGCGCGCCTACTTCACGGAGTTGACGGCGCAGCGCCGTGCGGACCCCGGCGACGACCTGATCAGTGTGCTGGCCGCGGCCCGGGACGGCGACGAGCTCCTGGACGACGACGAGCTGGCCGTGATGGCGATGGTCCTGCTGATCACCGGGCAGGACACCACGATGTACCAGCTGGGGAACATCTCGTTCACCCTGCTGACCCGGCCCGCGCTGGCCGCCGCGCTGCGGGAGCGGCCCGGGGAGCTGCGCCGGACCCTCGACGAACTCCTGCGCCTCATCCCGTTCCGCAAGGGGGTCGGCATCCCCCGGGTGGCCACCGAGGACGTGGAGCTGAGCGGGGTGACGATCCGGGCGGGCGACATCGTGCATGTGTCGTACCTGACGGCC includes:
- a CDS encoding cytochrome P450, which gives rise to MHTRSSAQHCPFDHAEALEFDPTLQRFLDEEPVARVRLPYGEEEAWLVTGYDDVRTVTTDRRFSRSAVIGRDFPRMTPEPIVQAEAINVMDPPVSSRLRRLVAKGFAPRQIARMRPRIQSAVDELLDGMERRPAAADLVERLTGPLPLLTICDILEIPAADQAGLRAHARTMMDVGFDNRAAAVRAKAELRAYFTELTAQRRADPGDDLISVLAAARDGDELLDDDELAVMAMVLLITGQDTTMYQLGNISFTLLTRPALAAALRERPGELRRTLDELLRLIPFRKGVGIPRVATEDVELSGVTIRAGDIVHVSYLTANRDARKFERPDELDTGRAGPSHMTFGWGAHHCLGAPLAQAEIAIAIGTLLRRFPRLTLARPAGEVEWNRTSIWRYPLALPVTW